The sequence below is a genomic window from Methylotuvimicrobium alcaliphilum 20Z.
CTCGAACAATCTCCGAATGTAATCTATACCGGCCAGGAAGCGACGCAACAAATCATCGCCGGTATCGATTGGGTGGTCAAGGAAAAAGGCGCAAAAACTTTTTACTTGCTGGGTTCGGATTATATCTGGCCCCGTACCTCCAATAAAATTGCTAGAAAACATATCGAAAAACTGGGATTAAAAGTTGTAGGCGAAGAATATTATCCGTTAGGGCACGCGCAGTTCAATTCGGTGATCAACAAAATCAAGTTGAAAAAGCCGGATGTGATCTATGCCATCGTGGTTGGCGGTTCCAATGTTGCCTTCTATAAGCAGCTCAAGGCGGCCGGTATCGACTTGACTAAAGAAAAGCCGCTTCTATTGACGATTTCGGTGACCGAAGACGAAATTCTGGGTATCGGCGGTGAAAATATCGAAGGGGCTTATGCCGCGATGAAATATTTTCAAAGCCTCGACAATCCGAACAATCAAGCGTTCGTGCAAGCATTCAAAGACAAATGGGGTAAAGATATCGTGATAGGCGACGTTACCCAAGCAGCCTACTTGGGTCCCTGGTTATGGAAAGCTGCCGTCGAAAAAGCCGGTTCGTTCGATATCGATAAAATCCGTGCCGCATCGCCGGGTATCGAGTTGACGACCGCACCGGAAGGCTATGTTCGCATTCATGAAAATCATCACTTGTGGTCCAAGACTCGAGTCGGTTTAGCGCAAAAAGACGGTCAATATAAAGTCGTTTATGAAAGCGAGGAATTGATCGAACCGAACCCTTTCCCGGTAGGTTATCAATAAAACCTTTGACTCCGGCACGCGCCGTCAACATTCGAAACCTCTCTCCCGGTATTTGAGGGAGAGAGGTAATTTAAAAAAGTCCGACCGTTAGCAAAGAGGATCGAGTCATGTTTGAAGAATATTCAATGGCGGAACTGACAGATATTTTATTCATGCAGGCTTTTGCCGGTTTGATTTTATTTTCGGTTTTAGTGCTCATGGCATTGGGATTGGCGATCATTTTCGGTCAGATGGGCGTCATCAATATGGCCCATGGCGAATTCATGATTTTGGGTGCCTATACAACCTATTTAACATCCCATATTTTCGAAACCTATTTGCCGGCTTTATTCGACGGCTACTTTTTTGTAGCGATGGCTCTGGCTTTCTTAGTGTGTTTCGCGCTGGGCGTGTTGGTCGAGTGGGGTATGATCCGGTTTCTATTTAAGCGGCCTCTCGATACCTTATTGGCGACTTGGGGGCTCAGTTTGATTCTTCAACAATTGTACCGTACCGTTTTCGGCGCACGAGAAGTCGGCGTGACTCTTCCGGAATGGATGATGGGATCGTATGCCATGACCGAAACGATAGAGGTACCGATCAATGGCATCTTCGTGATGGTTTTAACCTTGTTTATAGCGTCGGGCGTCTATTTCTTGATGTTTCGCTCACTCTGGGGCAAGCAAGTGCGGGCCGTCGTTCAGAATAGACCCATGGCGGGCGCAGTCGGCATCGATACGGGGAAGGTCGACCGTTACACGTTCGGCATCGGTTGCGGCATCGCCGGTATTGCTGGCAGCGCGTTCACGATGATCGGTTCGACAGGACCGACTTCGGGTCAGCTCTATATCGTCGATACCTTTCTAGTCGTCGTATTCGGCGGAGCACAGAGCCTTATCGGCACGATCGCCTCCGCGTTTACGATTTCACAATCGCAATCGACTTTGGAATTTTTCTTGAGCGGATCTATGGCCAAGGTCATCACGCTTTTGATTGTCGTCGGCATACTGATGCTGCGTCCTCAAGGGCTTTTTGCTCTCAAAATTCGTCAATAAGGGGGAGTTTCCTATGCGGCAACGGAGCAATATTCGATTTATGTCAAGGCAGGAAGTGCTTGGCTATGTCATGTTGGCGGTCATCCTGTTAGCGATTATCCCGCTGTCT
It includes:
- the urtA gene encoding urea ABC transporter substrate-binding protein; the encoded protein is MCIFNYESGSRDNSPVFKRRSFIKTLIAFPLGLILASSTLSWANPPTSEVNTTGLAVTDDTVTVGILHSVTGTMAISETGSVQAEKLAIDQINAMGGVLGRKIEYIQEDGASDWPTFAEKSKKLLVNDKVAAVFGCWTSASRKAVLPVFEQYNGMLYYPTFYEGLEQSPNVIYTGQEATQQIIAGIDWVVKEKGAKTFYLLGSDYIWPRTSNKIARKHIEKLGLKVVGEEYYPLGHAQFNSVINKIKLKKPDVIYAIVVGGSNVAFYKQLKAAGIDLTKEKPLLLTISVTEDEILGIGGENIEGAYAAMKYFQSLDNPNNQAFVQAFKDKWGKDIVIGDVTQAAYLGPWLWKAAVEKAGSFDIDKIRAASPGIELTTAPEGYVRIHENHHLWSKTRVGLAQKDGQYKVVYESEELIEPNPFPVGYQ
- the urtB gene encoding urea ABC transporter permease subunit UrtB, translating into MFEEYSMAELTDILFMQAFAGLILFSVLVLMALGLAIIFGQMGVINMAHGEFMILGAYTTYLTSHIFETYLPALFDGYFFVAMALAFLVCFALGVLVEWGMIRFLFKRPLDTLLATWGLSLILQQLYRTVFGAREVGVTLPEWMMGSYAMTETIEVPINGIFVMVLTLFIASGVYFLMFRSLWGKQVRAVVQNRPMAGAVGIDTGKVDRYTFGIGCGIAGIAGSAFTMIGSTGPTSGQLYIVDTFLVVVFGGAQSLIGTIASAFTISQSQSTLEFFLSGSMAKVITLLIVVGILMLRPQGLFALKIRQ